A genomic window from Paraburkholderia phytofirmans OLGA172 includes:
- a CDS encoding SDR family NAD(P)-dependent oxidoreductase — MSRLLNKTAVITGGNSGIGLATAKRFVDEGAHVFIVGRRQAELDQAAAQIGKNVTAVKADVTKLEDLDRLYSIVREQRGQIDVLFANSGSIEHKTLEQITPEHYDRTFDVNVRGLIFTVQKALPLLREGSSVILTSSIAGVLGLEAHDTYSAAKAAVRSLARTWTVELKGRGIRVNAISPGAIDTPIIESQVTTPAEADALRAKFASVTPLGRVGRPEELAAAVLFLASEDSSYVAGIELFVDGGLAQV, encoded by the coding sequence ATGAGTAGATTGCTTAACAAGACTGCAGTGATTACTGGCGGAAACAGCGGCATCGGCCTGGCAACGGCCAAACGATTCGTCGACGAAGGCGCGCACGTCTTCATCGTCGGCCGACGTCAGGCAGAACTCGATCAGGCGGCCGCTCAGATAGGCAAGAACGTCACTGCCGTAAAGGCGGACGTCACCAAACTCGAGGACCTCGACCGCCTGTATTCAATCGTTCGGGAACAGCGTGGACAGATTGACGTTCTGTTCGCCAATTCTGGATCGATCGAACACAAGACACTCGAACAGATTACGCCGGAACACTACGACAGGACGTTCGATGTCAACGTGCGAGGTTTGATTTTTACCGTGCAGAAAGCACTTCCCCTGTTGCGCGAAGGCAGTAGCGTTATTCTCACCAGTTCGATCGCCGGTGTATTGGGGCTTGAGGCACACGATACCTACAGCGCAGCCAAGGCAGCGGTCCGCTCCCTGGCCAGAACCTGGACGGTCGAGCTAAAGGGAAGAGGTATTCGAGTCAATGCCATTAGTCCGGGGGCAATCGACACACCCATCATCGAAAGCCAGGTAACCACTCCGGCCGAGGCGGATGCATTGCGTGCCAAGTTCGCCTCGGTGACACCTCTGGGCCGCGTGGGGCGCCCTGAGGAATTGGCGGCTGCCGTACTCTTCCTGGCTTCGGAAGACAGTAGCTACGTGGCAGGCATAGAGCTATTCGTGGACGGCGGATTAGCGCAAGTCTGA
- a CDS encoding PAS domain-containing protein: MNADRLARLRYLVMLWISGCIALGAVTWACFALRCGMATTSFIYLMVIVLLSFLDSFVSSTVFSIFCAGCLNYFFTAPLFSFRVAHTQDFLALATFLITSHAITALVRHTRRLGEAQREQARLLDLTHDTILVTDMTRVISYWNRGAEELYGWKREEAIGKVAHQLLQTIFPVALDDINEQLSRTGRWEGELVHTKRDGSKVVVASRWSLQRSESGRPLATLVTNNDISERRRAEDELRRSQAEYLAEAQRLSLTGSFGWRVSNGELFWSDQSFRIFGYDPEITPSREMVLQRTHPDDVARVKQLFEQAATTGRDFDFQHRLLSPDGSIKHLHVVAHAVIDEQGSHKFVGAIQDITAATLADEQLREAQTELARMSRVMALGELSASIAHEVNQPLAAIVTSGAACLRWLGHATPQPDEVRACVQNMMANGKRAGEIVRRIRTLTKRDTPQKMRLGLNEVVTEVASLVQHQVLTHRVKLRVKLACGLPRLAADRIELQQVILNLVINGIQAIDETDDGLRELLIETRQDEDGWVVVAVQDSGPGIKAENVNHLFDPFFTTKSDGMGMGLSICRSIIEAHGGRVWASSHAARGAVFQCSLPALGESDLTEPARCR; this comes from the coding sequence ATGAACGCCGATCGGCTCGCTCGACTGCGGTATCTGGTCATGCTGTGGATTTCCGGCTGCATCGCCTTGGGAGCCGTCACATGGGCGTGCTTCGCGCTTCGATGCGGCATGGCCACGACCAGCTTCATCTATCTCATGGTGATCGTGTTGCTGTCCTTTCTGGACAGCTTCGTTTCATCCACCGTTTTCTCTATCTTCTGCGCCGGTTGTCTGAACTACTTCTTTACGGCACCGTTGTTCAGCTTCCGGGTAGCCCACACGCAGGATTTCCTGGCGCTGGCTACTTTCCTGATTACCTCCCACGCTATCACTGCGCTGGTCAGGCACACGCGCCGACTGGGCGAAGCACAGCGCGAGCAGGCACGGCTGCTCGATCTTACGCACGACACGATTCTGGTTACCGACATGACTCGCGTGATCAGCTATTGGAATCGCGGCGCCGAGGAGCTCTACGGATGGAAAAGAGAAGAAGCGATCGGCAAAGTCGCCCACCAGCTTCTGCAAACGATATTTCCAGTTGCGCTCGATGACATCAACGAACAGTTGTCGCGCACCGGGCGCTGGGAGGGAGAGCTTGTCCATACCAAACGGGATGGCTCCAAGGTTGTAGTGGCCAGCCGCTGGTCGCTGCAACGAAGCGAAAGCGGGCGGCCGCTCGCTACGCTCGTAACCAACAACGATATTTCGGAACGCAGGCGGGCCGAAGATGAACTGCGCCGCAGTCAGGCCGAATACCTCGCCGAAGCACAGAGACTGAGCCTCACAGGCAGCTTTGGCTGGCGCGTGTCGAACGGAGAACTCTTCTGGTCCGACCAGAGCTTCAGGATTTTTGGCTACGATCCGGAAATCACGCCATCCCGGGAGATGGTGCTGCAACGCACCCATCCGGACGATGTCGCGCGTGTCAAGCAGTTGTTCGAACAGGCAGCGACAACCGGGCGCGACTTCGATTTCCAGCATCGGTTGCTCAGCCCCGACGGGTCCATCAAACATCTCCACGTTGTCGCCCATGCGGTAATCGACGAACAGGGCAGCCACAAGTTCGTCGGCGCGATCCAGGATATAACCGCGGCCACGCTTGCAGACGAGCAGTTACGCGAGGCACAGACTGAACTCGCGCGTATGAGTCGCGTGATGGCGCTCGGCGAGTTGAGCGCATCCATCGCACACGAGGTCAACCAGCCTCTGGCAGCTATCGTTACCAGCGGTGCGGCCTGTTTGCGCTGGCTAGGTCACGCGACGCCGCAACCGGACGAAGTGCGGGCCTGCGTGCAGAACATGATGGCCAACGGCAAGCGCGCGGGTGAAATCGTCCGGCGTATCCGCACGCTCACCAAGCGGGACACACCTCAGAAAATGCGCCTCGGCCTCAACGAGGTCGTCACCGAAGTTGCATCTCTGGTACAGCATCAGGTCCTTACTCATCGGGTTAAGTTGCGCGTCAAACTCGCATGCGGGTTGCCCCGGTTGGCCGCCGATCGGATCGAACTTCAGCAGGTGATCCTGAATCTCGTGATAAACGGCATTCAGGCAATCGATGAAACCGACGACGGGTTACGCGAACTATTGATCGAAACGCGTCAGGACGAGGACGGATGGGTGGTCGTCGCGGTACAGGATTCGGGACCCGGCATCAAGGCGGAAAACGTCAACCACCTGTTCGACCCTTTCTTCACCACCAAGTCCGATGGCATGGGCATGGGGCTCTCGATCTGCCGTTCTATCATCGAAGCCCACGGAGGACGGGTGTGGGCGTCCAGCCATGCAGCGCGTGGCGCGGTCTTTCAGTGCAGCCTGCCCGCCCTCGGCGAGAGTGACCTCACCGAGCCCGCCCGCTGTCGATAA
- a CDS encoding response regulator transcription factor, giving the protein MCADHIASIVDDDEAVRVATASLVRSFGWQVHAFASAEAFLHSGPIEETSCLISDVQMPNMSGIEMHDRLLELGCAPPTIFITAFPTVALQAKSERNGALAFLEKPIDAEVMERYLNLALAKQVGDP; this is encoded by the coding sequence TTGTGCGCCGATCACATAGCTTCCATTGTCGACGATGACGAGGCTGTTCGCGTCGCTACTGCGAGCCTGGTTCGCTCTTTCGGCTGGCAGGTGCACGCGTTCGCATCGGCGGAAGCTTTTCTACACTCCGGCCCCATCGAAGAGACGTCATGCCTGATCTCCGATGTACAAATGCCGAACATGTCTGGCATCGAGATGCATGATCGTCTTCTCGAGCTCGGGTGTGCGCCGCCAACCATCTTCATTACGGCCTTCCCAACGGTTGCCCTACAGGCGAAAAGCGAGAGAAACGGCGCGCTGGCATTCCTCGAAAAGCCGATCGACGCCGAGGTCATGGAACGCTACCTCAACCTCGCGTTAGCCAAACAGGTGGGCGATCCATAG
- a CDS encoding LysR family transcriptional regulator, whose translation MDLSAVEAFVRVAETKSFTEAGRVLGLTGSGVSRAISRLEGQTGVMLLNRTTRNVGLTAEGATFYERCRDILADLKLAETELLDAASVPSGRLRITAPIGYARSVLVPMLPKFHRLHANIVVETSLSDAVVDLIDDGFDLAIRIGELVPPKLTSSRIGIARWVACASREYLDEHGSPASPDDLALHDCVAYQSAESRRHHDWQFWYGSRSWTIRIGGMARQVIDHCDVIVDAALAGAGIVYLHDYVVEPYLRNGTLVRVLEDFSTPERSIHLLYPAARALAPKVRAFIEYSLNELGIADDSDQLDVA comes from the coding sequence GTGGATCTTTCCGCTGTTGAGGCTTTCGTGCGGGTTGCGGAGACGAAGAGCTTTACGGAGGCCGGCCGGGTGCTGGGGCTGACCGGTTCGGGCGTGAGCCGGGCCATCAGCCGTCTGGAAGGTCAGACGGGCGTCATGCTGCTGAACCGGACGACGCGAAACGTCGGGCTGACTGCGGAAGGCGCGACATTCTATGAACGGTGCCGCGACATTCTCGCCGACTTGAAGCTGGCGGAGACCGAGCTACTGGACGCTGCGAGCGTACCGTCGGGACGGTTGAGGATCACGGCGCCCATTGGGTATGCCCGTTCCGTGCTGGTGCCGATGCTGCCGAAGTTTCACCGGCTTCATGCCAATATCGTCGTGGAGACGAGCCTGTCGGACGCCGTCGTCGACCTGATTGACGACGGTTTCGATCTGGCTATCCGAATTGGCGAGCTTGTCCCGCCGAAACTGACGTCAAGCAGAATTGGTATCGCAAGATGGGTGGCGTGCGCGAGCCGGGAATACCTGGACGAACACGGGTCTCCCGCGTCGCCCGACGATCTTGCGCTTCATGACTGCGTGGCGTATCAGTCGGCCGAGTCGCGGCGGCACCATGACTGGCAGTTCTGGTACGGAAGCAGAAGCTGGACCATCAGGATAGGGGGCATGGCACGGCAGGTGATCGACCATTGCGACGTGATTGTCGATGCGGCGCTGGCGGGAGCGGGCATCGTCTACCTGCACGATTACGTTGTCGAACCGTATCTGCGCAATGGCACCCTCGTCAGGGTTCTGGAAGATTTCTCGACGCCCGAGCGTTCGATTCATCTGCTATATCCAGCGGCGCGTGCGTTGGCGCCGAAGGTCCGGGCATTCATCGAATACTCGCTGAACGAACTCGGGATTGCCGACGACTCGGATCAGCTCGACGTCGCGTGA